The DNA segment TAACACCAAGTGCTTCGGCTACTTTTTCCTGTGCCTCGCCCTTCATGCTCCATGAAATGATTTCTTTGCAGCGTTCACCTAATTTTTCAAAGGCGTTGAAAAATAATTTGGATTGCGCTTCCTGATTTTCCAGTTCATCTGCATTTGCAAAAGTATCTTCTCCGATATGTAATAAATCCTCTTCCTGATTTGTTACCGGTAGAATTGATCTTTTTTTTATTTCATTTAACCATTTACGTTTGCAGATCAATAAAATGTAAGGTTCAAACGGGCAGGTCAGTTCAAGCGATTTGTATTTGGCCTGCCGGTAAACATCCATCAGGGCTTCCTGGAAAACATCTGCTGCATCGTCTTCGCTGCCATTATTAAAAACGATCCATGACTTTATTTTTCCGGCACAACGCTTATAGATCTCGTTAATTATTACCGTATCATTATTTACCAGGCCGGTAACGTAACGCTGATCTGAATGTATGTGTTTAGCCATTAGCGAATGATATCATGAAGCATATAGGCACTAATTTAAAACTTCTTTTGATAGTGCAGTAAAAAAAATTGAACCAGGGGGGTAACAATTTTTAACTGCCCTTGATATCTAATCGAATCATCCAATGGCGAACGCTGAAAAGCCTTAACAGAGTAAGCAATTTTAAAATTAAACATTATGAAAACATTTAACTTAACATCAGCATTATTTATCGCATTGATCTCTTTAAACTTTGCGTGTAAAAAACAAAATTCAGGTGACGAGAATGGAGGGACGGTAAATACTGCAAAAGAGTTTACCGCTAAATATGGTGCCCAGAAACAA comes from the Pedobacter heparinus DSM 2366 genome and includes:
- a CDS encoding RNA polymerase sigma factor, with the translated sequence MAKHIHSDQRYVTGLVNNDTVIINEIYKRCAGKIKSWIVFNNGSEDDAADVFQEALMDVYRQAKYKSLELTCPFEPYILLICKRKWLNEIKKRSILPVTNQEEDLLHIGEDTFANADELENQEAQSKLFFNAFEKLGERCKEIISWSMKGEAQEKVAEALGVTYGYLRKKKSECMASLIKMVQSNKTEE